A single region of the Syntrophorhabdaceae bacterium genome encodes:
- a CDS encoding ABC transporter permease gives MSFKRLTIAVSIGVFCIYAGLILCLFYFYKGSLFAETLFSERVLFSVRLSLITATIATAISVLVALPSAYALSRYNFFGKQIVDTLLELPMIVSPVSLGAMILISFNTPAGQFIQEKGIQFVFTVYGILLAQFVTTVGVAIRLIKAAMDEIPQVYEDVAKTLGATPLDAFLTVVLPLSKRGIIASSVLTWAKAVGEFGATITVAGSMAMKTETLPVAIFMRLAAADIEGTAVLVLILVTIGLGVLYGVRLFASKKSYG, from the coding sequence GTGAGCTTTAAACGGCTGACTATCGCGGTCAGCATAGGTGTATTTTGCATTTATGCAGGACTTATCCTCTGTCTCTTCTACTTCTATAAGGGCTCCTTATTCGCCGAGACGCTCTTTTCTGAAAGAGTGCTCTTTTCCGTTCGCTTGAGCCTCATCACCGCGACGATCGCCACGGCCATTTCCGTTCTCGTTGCCCTCCCTTCCGCCTATGCCTTATCGAGGTACAACTTTTTCGGTAAACAAATCGTCGATACCCTTCTCGAACTCCCCATGATCGTCTCCCCTGTGTCGTTGGGAGCCATGATTCTGATTTCTTTCAATACCCCGGCGGGCCAGTTTATACAGGAAAAGGGGATACAGTTTGTGTTCACCGTTTACGGCATCTTGCTTGCGCAATTTGTCACCACCGTAGGAGTAGCCATACGGCTCATCAAGGCGGCCATGGACGAGATCCCCCAGGTTTACGAAGACGTGGCAAAGACCCTTGGAGCCACGCCCCTCGACGCTTTCCTCACTGTCGTTCTGCCTCTGAGCAAACGAGGTATTATCGCTTCTTCCGTTCTGACCTGGGCAAAGGCCGTAGGAGAGTTCGGCGCAACAATCACCGTGGCCGGCTCCATGGCGATGAAGACGGAGACCCTTCCGGTTGCCATATTCATGCGGCTTGCCGCAGCGGATATCGAGGGCACCGCTGTCCTTGTGCTGATCCTGGTAACCATCGGCTTGGGGGTTCTATATGGGGTGAGGCTCTTTGCGAGCAAAAAATCGTATGGGTAA
- the modA gene encoding molybdate ABC transporter substrate-binding protein: protein MRPKKPILVAVAMSLLFFFTGTPSSYSEELLVFAGAASKPPTEEAARAFEKKTGVKVNVTFGGSGFVLSQMILARRGDIYFPGSSDYMEVAKKKGVVFPETERYIVYLVPAINVQKGNPKGIKSLSDLTKPGLRVAIANPDGVCVGLYAVEIVEKNFTPEEKAAFRKNLVNYTESCEKTATAISLKAADAVIGWEVFQYWDPARIETIALTKQQIVRIGYIPIAISKYTSNKALAQKFIDFLLSDEGKALFKKYHYFMSPGEAIAWIGEKKPVGGEYVVPGRWMGK from the coding sequence ATGAGGCCAAAAAAACCCATCCTGGTTGCAGTTGCAATGAGTCTGCTTTTTTTCTTCACGGGAACGCCCTCTTCGTACAGCGAAGAACTTCTGGTGTTTGCTGGTGCCGCAAGCAAGCCGCCAACCGAAGAGGCCGCCAGGGCATTTGAGAAAAAAACCGGGGTCAAAGTTAATGTGACCTTTGGGGGATCAGGGTTTGTTCTTTCTCAGATGATTCTCGCCAGGCGGGGGGACATCTATTTCCCCGGTTCATCGGATTATATGGAAGTGGCGAAAAAAAAGGGTGTAGTATTCCCGGAGACGGAGCGGTACATCGTGTACCTTGTTCCCGCGATCAACGTGCAGAAGGGCAACCCGAAAGGGATCAAGTCGTTGAGTGATCTCACAAAACCGGGGCTTCGTGTTGCCATAGCCAATCCCGACGGGGTGTGCGTCGGACTTTATGCGGTCGAGATCGTGGAAAAGAATTTCACACCGGAAGAAAAGGCCGCGTTCAGAAAGAACCTCGTCAACTATACCGAAAGCTGCGAGAAAACGGCAACTGCCATCTCCTTGAAGGCAGCTGATGCGGTCATAGGGTGGGAAGTATTTCAGTACTGGGACCCTGCTCGTATCGAAACTATAGCCCTCACAAAACAGCAAATAGTCCGTATCGGATATATTCCAATCGCGATCTCCAAGTACACCTCAAACAAGGCGCTTGCCCAAAAATTCATCGACTTCCTCCTGTCTGACGAAGGGAAGGCCTTGTTCAAGAAATATCATTACTTCATGAGTCCCGGGGAAGCGATAGCCTGGATCGGAGAAAAGAAGCCGGTCGGGGGAGAGTATGTAGTTCCGGGCCGGTGGATGGGCAAGTGA
- a CDS encoding PAS domain-containing protein gives MNQHESTAIAGSPVPPSDYRALFETTPDPCLVLDTGLDIVEVNDAYLRVTMTKRAEIIGRHIFDVFPDNPEEADPTGVRNLSASLERVLREGRTDTMALQKYDIRKPASEGGGFEERYWSPVNTPVLGPENEIRYILHRVQDVTEFVHLKEKGVEAERLTEELREWCVQTEAELYLRAQEIADANLEIKRSYEEMAMKNALIEKCKIALESITDGFVSFDKEWRYIYVNDTALRLLQKPREELLGHTPWEVFPESPHLKFYTEFIRSCDRDMPVHFEEFYPSPLDRWFECHCYPEPEGLSVYFRDVTERKAAAEALRSATENLETCVQERTMELQKTRDRLESELAERARVEEQLRQAQKMEAIGTFAGGIAHDFNNILAGILGFTEMAMDDIPSNCTQVEKNLQRVLTSALRARDLIKQILAFSRKATHEKSPMSVSPVIKETVRLLKAFIPSNINLTVTITATSDTVLASPVELQQILMNLSANAVLAMEGGGNTLGISLEDVELQPDSPRVPKGLTPGEYLGLVVRDNGTGISPEVREKMFEPFFTTREEGKGTGMGLSVVYGLVKGLGGAIVVESEPGVGSTFHVILPKIKWALAPENLQEMQLPGGSERILFVEDEEMLVEWGRITLERLGYRVTAAADSARALDLFSTDPSRFDLVITDQNMPGITGAHLSEEILKIRPDIPIILSTGHSDAISPEKAKAIGIKEFLMKPLSRSELAAAVRRVLDAKSQKRCDKP, from the coding sequence ATGAACCAACACGAATCGACGGCGATCGCCGGGAGCCCTGTTCCCCCGTCCGATTACCGTGCCTTATTCGAGACTACGCCCGACCCATGCCTCGTCCTGGACACGGGGCTGGATATTGTGGAGGTAAATGATGCGTATTTACGGGTGACCATGACGAAGCGGGCGGAAATCATCGGCAGACACATATTTGATGTCTTTCCCGATAACCCCGAAGAGGCTGATCCTACCGGGGTCCGCAATTTGAGCGCATCCCTTGAGCGCGTGCTTCGGGAGGGCAGGACAGACACGATGGCGCTTCAAAAATATGATATCAGAAAACCGGCGTCTGAAGGAGGCGGATTTGAAGAGCGCTACTGGAGCCCGGTCAATACGCCCGTTCTCGGACCCGAAAATGAAATTCGCTACATCCTTCACCGCGTTCAGGACGTGACGGAATTCGTCCACCTTAAGGAGAAGGGCGTAGAAGCCGAAAGACTCACCGAGGAATTGCGCGAGTGGTGCGTGCAGACGGAAGCGGAGCTCTATCTCAGGGCGCAGGAGATAGCCGATGCCAATCTCGAAATCAAGCGGAGCTATGAAGAGATGGCCATGAAAAATGCGCTCATCGAGAAGTGCAAGATCGCACTGGAGAGCATTACCGACGGCTTCGTCTCTTTTGACAAAGAGTGGCGGTACATCTATGTGAATGACACCGCCCTGAGACTTCTTCAAAAGCCGAGGGAGGAGTTGCTCGGACACACCCCGTGGGAAGTTTTCCCGGAATCGCCTCACCTCAAATTCTATACGGAATTTATCAGGTCCTGCGACCGGGATATGCCGGTTCACTTTGAAGAATTCTATCCCTCGCCACTTGACCGGTGGTTCGAATGCCATTGTTATCCTGAGCCGGAGGGTCTCTCCGTCTATTTCCGGGACGTAACCGAGAGGAAGGCGGCAGCGGAAGCGCTGCGCAGTGCCACGGAAAATCTTGAAACATGTGTTCAGGAGCGGACCATGGAACTTCAAAAGACGCGCGATAGACTGGAGTCGGAGCTGGCCGAGCGGGCACGGGTGGAGGAACAACTCCGCCAGGCGCAGAAAATGGAGGCCATAGGCACCTTCGCAGGGGGCATCGCTCATGATTTCAACAATATACTGGCCGGTATCCTCGGTTTTACCGAGATGGCGATGGATGATATTCCGTCGAATTGCACCCAGGTAGAGAAAAACCTTCAGCGCGTCCTTACCTCGGCGTTAAGGGCAAGAGACTTAATAAAACAAATTCTTGCATTCAGCAGGAAGGCCACGCACGAGAAAAGTCCCATGTCCGTCTCTCCCGTGATAAAAGAGACGGTGCGGCTCCTCAAGGCATTTATTCCTTCCAACATCAACCTTACCGTGACGATCACCGCCACCTCGGATACGGTACTCGCCTCACCCGTGGAGTTGCAGCAAATTCTCATGAATCTGAGTGCCAATGCGGTCCTCGCAATGGAGGGGGGCGGTAATACCCTTGGGATCAGTCTCGAGGATGTTGAATTGCAGCCGGATTCTCCACGTGTACCCAAAGGTTTAACCCCGGGAGAATACCTGGGGCTCGTGGTGAGAGACAATGGAACGGGTATCAGTCCGGAAGTGAGAGAAAAAATGTTCGAGCCCTTCTTCACCACGAGAGAGGAGGGCAAAGGCACGGGCATGGGTCTCTCCGTAGTATATGGGCTGGTGAAAGGTCTTGGCGGTGCGATCGTCGTGGAAAGTGAACCAGGAGTTGGTTCCACTTTCCACGTGATCCTCCCGAAGATCAAGTGGGCGCTCGCACCGGAAAACTTACAGGAAATGCAACTACCCGGAGGCAGTGAGAGAATCCTTTTTGTCGAAGATGAAGAGATGCTTGTGGAATGGGGCCGAATAACCCTCGAACGGCTCGGCTACAGGGTTACTGCCGCGGCTGACAGCGCCAGGGCTTTAGACCTCTTTTCCACCGATCCCTCTCGTTTCGATCTCGTTATTACGGATCAGAATATGCCGGGAATAACCGGGGCCCATCTTTCGGAAGAGATCCTTAAGATACGCCCGGACATCCCGATCATTCTCTCTACCGGCCACAGCGATGCCATTTCACCTGAAAAAGCCAAGGCAATCGGGATCAAGGAATTTCTCATGAAACCGCTCTCCAGATCTGAACTGGCAGCTGCGGTCCGTCGTGTGTTGGACGCAAAATCGCAAAAACGATGCGACAAGCCTTAA